One genomic window of Desulfovibrio inopinatus DSM 10711 includes the following:
- a CDS encoding ABC transporter ATP-binding protein — protein sequence MALLEVTKLTQYFGGLQAVSDFNISFEGRELMALIGPNGAGKTTVFNLVSGFYKPSAGSIVFNGTHLGNLKPHKVTTLGMARTFQNIRLWHDMTVLDNIRISQHFNLGYGLLDCFSRSKRYMKREKAIEDWAMEILDALDLADVAHDFPKNLPYGVQRRIEIARALSTKPKLLLLDEPAAGLNSADVEGLIRLIRWIHEKFSIAIWMIEHQMDVVMSLCSWIKVIDFGSTIAEGTPEDIQQNPDVIKAYLGDDTI from the coding sequence ATGGCGCTTTTGGAAGTTACCAAGCTCACGCAATACTTCGGTGGCCTACAAGCCGTTTCGGATTTCAATATATCCTTTGAGGGACGCGAACTCATGGCCCTCATCGGTCCGAATGGCGCGGGCAAAACCACGGTTTTCAACCTCGTCAGTGGATTTTATAAACCATCTGCCGGGTCTATCGTCTTCAATGGCACACATCTCGGAAACCTCAAGCCGCATAAAGTCACCACCCTTGGCATGGCCCGCACCTTCCAGAACATTCGTCTCTGGCACGATATGACGGTTCTGGACAATATTCGAATATCACAGCACTTCAACCTGGGATATGGGCTGCTCGATTGTTTCTCACGTAGTAAACGCTACATGAAGCGTGAAAAAGCTATCGAAGATTGGGCCATGGAAATTCTCGACGCTCTGGATTTGGCAGACGTGGCTCATGATTTTCCGAAAAACCTGCCGTACGGCGTCCAACGTCGTATCGAGATCGCTCGTGCGCTCTCGACCAAACCCAAACTGTTGCTTCTTGACGAACCCGCAGCCGGTCTCAACTCGGCCGATGTGGAAGGGCTCATCCGGCTGATCCGATGGATTCACGAAAAATTTTCTATCGCCATCTGGATGATCGAACACCAAATGGACGTCGTCATGAGCTTATGCTCCTGGATCAAGGTGATCGACTTTGGTTCTACCATTGCCGAAGGAACCCCCGAAGACATCCAGCAAAACCCGGACGTCATTAAAGCTTACCTGGGAGACGATACGATCTGA
- a CDS encoding alpha/beta fold hydrolase, which translates to MTFVFLHGLAGDPDDIFHASAHLPSHRFIAPRIPYFEDEMASVTDLADVLIPEIRRSNPGKTPILVGNSLGGMVALALADTFPQAHLTLVGTHMVTTSRPVHRTGGGFDRELGFIFHNRSALTETRKARYRKKWMDFTSSRKGIRRLRTIKALASAFDIASRFERFQHRITLVCGRNDQISSLHQFTELHRHHRGLRIHIIEECGHAIPLEHPACLARILAGQIHTDSTSNEF; encoded by the coding sequence ATGACATTCGTTTTTTTGCACGGTCTCGCCGGCGACCCCGATGATATTTTTCATGCCTCGGCCCATCTCCCGTCGCACCGATTTATTGCACCACGTATTCCGTATTTTGAGGACGAAATGGCCTCTGTCACTGACTTGGCCGATGTACTCATTCCAGAAATCAGGCGCTCCAATCCCGGGAAGACACCAATTCTCGTTGGGAACTCACTTGGTGGCATGGTCGCCCTTGCCCTTGCAGACACATTCCCCCAGGCTCACCTTACTCTGGTTGGCACGCACATGGTCACGACCAGCCGTCCAGTACACCGTACAGGAGGAGGGTTTGACCGAGAACTTGGCTTCATCTTTCACAATCGCTCCGCTCTCACGGAAACCCGAAAAGCCCGATATCGAAAAAAATGGATGGATTTCACATCGTCTCGCAAAGGTATCCGTCGTTTGCGAACGATTAAAGCCCTTGCTTCAGCATTCGATATCGCGTCCCGGTTTGAACGCTTTCAACATCGCATCACTTTAGTCTGCGGTCGAAATGATCAGATTAGTTCCCTCCATCAATTCACAGAGCTCCATCGTCACCATCGAGGCTTGCGCATACATATCATTGAAGAATGTGGGCATGCGATTCCGTTGGAACATCCTGCCTGCCTTGCCCGAATCCTTGCAGGCCAAATTCATACTGACTCTACCTCAAACGAATTTTGA
- a CDS encoding branched-chain amino acid ABC transporter permease, translating to MRKLTVPILLTMLLVGLGWISYNEDLNLYWQSVIMFMGINIMMSSSLNIVNGYMGEFACGHAGFMAVGAYVSSILSVWLFANDRVLGAAVLPPESSVFLFPVVLLIGGIVASFFGLLVAIPSFKTRGDYLAIITIAANYIVKSTIENVDAVGGARGFMGMGKVISAMEKVAEIPWMMIWVFVGTIFTIVIIRRFVTSTYGKGIIAINQDEIAAEIMSVNTNKMKIIAFMLSAGLAGMAGALFAHVLGYVNPGSFTIMKSTEALVMVYLGGMGSLTGSVLSAILFTVMMEGFRFVFPVLNDSLHYINLLPDGYDITQVWKWVLIPLLLVLLMQFRPEGIMGNRELSDIFPKLKRFYSFK from the coding sequence ATGAGAAAGCTCACTGTTCCTATTCTATTGACCATGTTGCTAGTTGGTCTCGGTTGGATCTCCTACAACGAAGACCTGAACCTATACTGGCAATCCGTTATCATGTTTATGGGCATCAATATTATGATGTCGTCCAGCCTCAACATCGTCAACGGCTACATGGGCGAATTTGCCTGTGGTCACGCCGGTTTCATGGCAGTTGGGGCATATGTATCATCAATTCTTTCGGTCTGGTTGTTTGCCAATGATCGAGTCCTTGGCGCTGCAGTATTACCGCCGGAATCTTCAGTGTTTCTGTTTCCGGTCGTATTACTCATTGGCGGAATTGTTGCGTCGTTTTTTGGCCTCCTCGTCGCCATCCCCTCTTTCAAAACTCGCGGCGACTATTTGGCCATCATCACTATTGCAGCCAACTATATCGTCAAAAGCACCATTGAAAACGTTGACGCGGTCGGGGGTGCACGCGGCTTCATGGGCATGGGGAAAGTCATTTCAGCGATGGAGAAGGTGGCTGAAATCCCATGGATGATGATATGGGTGTTTGTTGGCACGATATTCACCATCGTCATCATTCGCCGATTTGTCACCTCTACGTACGGTAAAGGCATCATCGCCATCAATCAGGATGAAATCGCAGCTGAAATCATGAGTGTGAACACGAACAAAATGAAAATTATCGCGTTCATGCTCTCTGCAGGCTTGGCAGGCATGGCCGGCGCCCTGTTTGCGCACGTACTGGGTTACGTCAACCCCGGCTCCTTCACCATTATGAAGTCCACAGAGGCTCTCGTTATGGTCTATCTCGGCGGTATGGGATCACTGACAGGCTCGGTCCTTTCGGCGATTCTCTTTACGGTCATGATGGAAGGCTTTCGGTTTGTTTTCCCGGTGCTCAACGACTCTTTGCACTATATCAATCTGCTTCCCGACGGGTACGACATTACTCAAGTATGGAAGTGGGTGCTCATCCCGCTCCTGCTTGTTTTGCTTATGCAATTTCGTCCCGAGGGCATCATGGGCAACCGGGAATTGTCCGATATCTTTCCCAAGCTCAAACGCTTCTATTCCTTCAAGTAA
- a CDS encoding protein phosphatase CheZ — MSVDPTNNADLEFLIEKVSDSLGLVIKQSLREGLREEALLITSTNIEENHFFKRLNEGIMEKLSTIYREVSNIQGMALGVGEGDMENVEQAGSMIKDVTDRLDEIIQATEKATFRIMDIVESNLQVLENITTTLKSIEDENLRAALLQSCNVLNNDMIEILTTLSFQDLTGQRIKRVISSVGKVREMIQDLYMSTGMIIKAKEMAPDEHLEKLQEEVSRKVSQNDVDEILAQLNSA, encoded by the coding sequence ATGTCCGTTGACCCCACAAACAACGCTGATCTTGAATTCCTTATCGAGAAGGTATCGGATTCACTCGGTCTGGTTATTAAGCAATCACTTCGCGAAGGACTTCGTGAAGAAGCGTTGCTCATAACAAGTACGAATATTGAGGAGAATCATTTCTTCAAACGCCTCAATGAGGGCATTATGGAGAAATTGAGTACCATTTATCGAGAGGTATCCAATATCCAGGGGATGGCGCTCGGTGTCGGTGAAGGTGATATGGAGAATGTGGAGCAGGCAGGCTCCATGATTAAAGACGTGACTGATCGGCTCGACGAAATCATCCAAGCGACGGAAAAGGCGACCTTTCGCATTATGGATATCGTGGAAAGTAATCTTCAGGTACTTGAAAACATCACGACGACTCTTAAATCCATAGAAGATGAAAATCTCCGAGCGGCCCTTCTCCAATCGTGCAATGTGTTGAATAACGATATGATTGAAATATTGACGACCCTGAGTTTTCAGGATTTGACCGGTCAGCGAATTAAACGTGTCATTTCTTCTGTTGGGAAAGTCCGTGAAATGATTCAGGATTTGTATATGTCCACGGGTATGATCATCAAAGCAAAAGAAATGGCACCAGACGAACATCTTGAAAAGCTTCAAGAAGAAGTGAGTAGGAAAGTTTCACAAAACGATGTTGATGAGATTCTGGCACAACTCAATTCAGCCTGA
- a CDS encoding ABC transporter ATP-binding protein → MLLQVENLYVKYGNIEALHGISFNVNEGEIVTLIGSNGAGKTTSLHTIMRLPPPEAPKVVSGNIRFKGQSILKTEPHDVVRNLHVALVPEGRHIFGNLSVMENLTLATYARKDSTEDIQRDLDFVFSLFPRLAERRKQRSESLSGGEQQMLAMGRALMSKCTFILLDEPSMGLAPLLVYEMFRTLKKLNEEAGMTILLVEQNANLALKFSHRGYVLDTGEILTQGTSEELMNDPIVKKAYLGG, encoded by the coding sequence ATGCTGCTCCAAGTTGAAAATCTCTACGTCAAGTATGGCAATATCGAGGCGCTGCATGGCATCTCTTTCAATGTTAATGAAGGAGAAATTGTGACGCTTATCGGTTCCAACGGAGCCGGAAAGACAACATCGTTGCACACCATCATGCGTTTGCCTCCTCCGGAAGCTCCCAAAGTCGTTTCTGGAAACATCCGGTTCAAAGGACAAAGCATCCTTAAAACTGAACCTCATGACGTCGTTCGCAACCTCCATGTGGCCCTTGTTCCGGAAGGACGACATATTTTCGGCAACTTGTCCGTCATGGAAAATCTGACTTTGGCGACGTATGCCCGTAAGGACTCGACGGAAGACATCCAGCGCGATCTGGATTTTGTTTTTTCGCTGTTTCCGCGATTAGCCGAGCGCAGAAAACAACGCTCCGAATCACTGTCGGGTGGGGAACAACAAATGCTTGCCATGGGGCGGGCATTGATGTCCAAGTGCACATTCATTCTCCTTGATGAGCCATCAATGGGGTTAGCGCCACTGCTCGTCTATGAAATGTTTCGGACATTAAAGAAACTAAATGAAGAAGCCGGCATGACCATTCTTCTTGTTGAACAAAATGCGAACCTCGCCCTCAAGTTCTCACATCGCGGTTATGTCCTCGATACCGGCGAAATCCTCACGCAAGGCACGTCGGAAGAATTGATGAACGATCCAATCGTGAAAAAAGCCTACCTCGGTGGCTGA
- a CDS encoding S8 family peptidase — MMALLARQTVLPPVITFVLVAMFFTLATPALAEESIPYFKPEGKLSYKLDLLSQTRFRSKSRSTQAKMLGIMDTTKPTPGGLMQTTDGKIVVDLFVTDTDQATLDAIAEAGADILHVSARYAVITAAVATNQLDAIAALPAVKNITESPIPIRNQADCAKATTTDGDVQLKADLLRDAMNIDGTGVKVGALSDSFDSATNNPPTNASDDIGTGDLPGQANPCNRLTDVVVLQSEGGASSPTDEGRAMLQIVHDIAPGAQLGFASAYPSIYTFADNIRALRDTFGADVIVDDVNYLYEPMFQEGPVSTAAQEVVNDGAVYFASAGNFNVEVDVNGQSQAIGSYETANFRTTPCPATIATLGKYNACHDFDPGTDADNTSGFTLSSGGYISFNFQWNQPWFGVTEDLDIFMLDNSGNILAQSTNTQLIYPYEGFTIQNTTDADLVVRFVVARANGTTSTPRFKYIMFQSSGIESAEWTGAKNTTDMFGPTLFGHNSSAAVMSVAAMSFQESQVESFSSRGDSTLYYNPVNGQTPATALPAPVTVHKPDFTATDGAKNTFFGSPGNGAYYFFGTSAAAPHAGAVAALLLEVAANTGQTLDQAGMEELLENTATTIDGNPKASGAGLINALAAGESLQSGDPLVALLSVLIILLN, encoded by the coding sequence ATGATGGCATTGTTGGCTCGGCAAACAGTTTTACCGCCGGTCATAACTTTCGTTTTGGTTGCAATGTTCTTTACTCTGGCCACTCCTGCGCTGGCCGAGGAGAGTATCCCGTATTTCAAACCTGAAGGCAAATTGTCGTACAAACTCGATCTGTTGTCCCAGACACGATTTCGGAGTAAATCGCGCTCGACCCAGGCGAAGATGCTTGGGATTATGGACACGACCAAACCCACTCCCGGTGGTTTGATGCAGACCACCGATGGCAAAATTGTTGTCGACCTGTTTGTCACAGATACCGACCAAGCAACACTCGATGCAATTGCTGAAGCCGGAGCCGATATCCTGCATGTTTCAGCGCGATATGCAGTCATTACCGCTGCCGTCGCGACAAACCAACTCGACGCCATTGCAGCGCTCCCCGCAGTCAAAAATATAACGGAATCCCCTATACCAATCCGGAACCAAGCCGATTGCGCAAAAGCAACGACGACCGACGGTGATGTTCAGCTTAAAGCCGACTTGCTTCGGGATGCAATGAACATTGACGGCACCGGTGTCAAGGTTGGCGCACTGTCCGATTCTTTTGATTCCGCCACGAACAACCCGCCCACCAACGCATCCGACGATATCGGAACAGGTGATTTGCCGGGCCAGGCTAACCCATGCAACCGTCTGACAGATGTTGTCGTCCTTCAAAGCGAAGGCGGAGCGAGTTCGCCAACGGATGAAGGGAGGGCCATGTTGCAAATCGTGCACGACATCGCCCCTGGAGCGCAACTTGGATTCGCTTCGGCATACCCTTCGATATACACTTTTGCCGATAACATTCGCGCCCTGCGCGACACATTCGGAGCCGACGTCATCGTCGATGACGTCAACTACCTCTACGAGCCCATGTTCCAGGAAGGACCAGTCTCAACTGCAGCACAAGAAGTTGTCAATGATGGTGCGGTGTATTTCGCATCTGCCGGGAACTTCAATGTAGAAGTGGATGTGAACGGACAATCCCAGGCTATTGGCTCGTATGAAACGGCTAATTTCCGTACAACGCCATGTCCCGCGACGATTGCTACTTTAGGAAAGTACAACGCATGTCATGACTTTGATCCGGGAACGGATGCCGACAACACCTCGGGATTCACTTTGTCGAGTGGTGGGTATATCAGCTTCAACTTCCAGTGGAACCAACCCTGGTTTGGAGTCACCGAAGACCTCGATATATTCATGCTTGATAATAGCGGAAACATTCTGGCTCAAAGCACCAATACTCAGCTGATATACCCATACGAAGGTTTTACAATCCAAAATACTACAGATGCGGATCTCGTTGTGCGGTTTGTCGTTGCCCGAGCCAATGGAACAACATCGACCCCACGGTTCAAGTACATCATGTTCCAAAGCTCCGGCATTGAAAGTGCAGAATGGACCGGCGCCAAGAATACGACAGATATGTTTGGCCCTACACTCTTTGGACACAATTCATCGGCTGCGGTCATGAGTGTTGCCGCCATGAGCTTCCAAGAATCGCAGGTCGAGAGCTTCTCATCACGTGGCGACTCGACATTGTACTACAACCCCGTCAATGGCCAAACACCAGCGACTGCCTTGCCTGCACCTGTGACAGTACACAAGCCTGACTTTACTGCCACGGATGGAGCAAAAAACACATTCTTCGGTTCTCCGGGTAATGGCGCATACTACTTCTTCGGCACATCAGCTGCGGCTCCTCATGCCGGTGCTGTCGCCGCTCTCCTTCTTGAAGTTGCCGCAAACACAGGACAAACGCTTGACCAGGCGGGGATGGAAGAATTACTCGAAAATACGGCGACCACAATTGATGGCAACCCCAAAGCATCGGGTGCTGGATTAATCAATGCATTAGCTGCCGGGGAAAGCCTGCAATCCGGTGACCCTCTGGTTGCTCTGCTCTCAGTCTTAATCATCTTATTGAACTAA
- a CDS encoding branched-chain amino acid ABC transporter permease: MDFAGIIQNILNALQWGSFYSLIALGYCLVYGVLLLINFAHGDIFMVGAYISLFVATLLLGQFGGIPGMPGWLVLTLAVPLVMILTSCVGVTLERIAYRPLRRKGAHRLYVVITALMCGLILENGNLALFGASRRSFPTLVETHVFDVSGVAVTNIKLAVILVAIIAFLFLRFVVVKTKIGMAMRAISYDKFAVPLMGIPIDTVIVFTFVLGSGFAGLAGLMFAMTYPVLDPYMGAMIGWKAFIAAVVGGIGSIRGAFAGGFLLGFVEIMVVAFFPSTLRDLIAFSILLFILWLKPTGLYGVARRTKI, translated from the coding sequence ATGGATTTTGCCGGCATCATCCAAAATATTTTGAACGCTTTACAGTGGGGGAGTTTTTACTCTCTTATCGCACTCGGGTATTGCCTGGTGTACGGCGTTCTCCTCCTCATCAACTTCGCCCATGGCGATATTTTTATGGTTGGCGCCTACATTTCACTTTTCGTCGCCACATTACTTCTTGGCCAGTTCGGTGGTATTCCTGGTATGCCCGGCTGGCTTGTTCTGACTCTGGCCGTTCCCCTTGTTATGATCCTCACATCATGTGTAGGCGTCACCCTCGAGCGCATCGCATATCGGCCACTCAGACGAAAAGGCGCTCACCGTCTCTATGTTGTCATTACCGCACTCATGTGCGGTCTCATTCTTGAGAATGGGAACCTGGCCCTGTTCGGGGCCTCGCGGCGCAGCTTCCCGACACTTGTTGAAACACATGTTTTCGACGTTTCCGGTGTCGCCGTCACAAATATTAAGCTCGCTGTCATTCTCGTCGCGATTATCGCATTTCTCTTTTTACGATTTGTCGTGGTGAAGACCAAAATCGGTATGGCCATGCGTGCCATTTCTTACGACAAATTTGCCGTTCCGCTCATGGGTATTCCCATCGATACGGTTATCGTATTCACGTTTGTCCTTGGGTCAGGCTTTGCCGGCCTCGCCGGCCTCATGTTTGCCATGACATATCCGGTTTTGGACCCGTACATGGGAGCTATGATCGGATGGAAGGCCTTTATTGCCGCAGTTGTCGGAGGCATTGGTTCCATCCGAGGCGCTTTTGCTGGCGGTTTCCTGCTCGGGTTCGTTGAAATCATGGTGGTGGCCTTCTTCCCCTCCACTTTGCGCGACCTGATCGCCTTCAGTATCCTGCTGTTTATTTTATGGCTCAAGCCAACAGGACTGTATGGCGTGGCCCGGCGTACCAAGATCTAA
- a CDS encoding ABC transporter substrate-binding protein yields MTGLAHAADDTIKLGFDIPLTGDIPDVGESAKNSAEMLKEQINKDGIKVGDKTYKVEFIYEDNESKAESAVSAANKLITQDEVLGMVGPQSSKQAVPAGEVANNLKTPMVSPWSTNPNTTLDRPYVFRGCFLDTFQGPTAAKFATQEFGAKKAAVLYDIASDYPKGLAEDFKKAFEKMHGEGSVVAFETFTTKDVDFSAQLTNIVKSGAEVLFVPQYYNEVPLIVKQAKALGWDKPILGSDSWGGGDLMGLCGDDCKGYFFVTHYAAAGAKGKTKDFIDAYKAKYNKTPDDVAALTWDSTNLMLQAIKDTGGLTGKTGKDRKAIMKVLGTVKDFDGITGKMSFTPEGDPIKCAVVVKIDDAGNYSFYESVCP; encoded by the coding sequence ATGACAGGTCTGGCCCATGCCGCAGACGACACCATCAAACTCGGCTTTGATATTCCGCTGACCGGCGACATCCCGGATGTTGGCGAATCGGCAAAGAATTCAGCCGAAATGCTCAAAGAACAGATTAATAAAGACGGCATCAAGGTTGGCGACAAGACCTATAAGGTTGAATTCATTTACGAAGACAACGAATCCAAAGCTGAATCTGCTGTTTCCGCAGCCAACAAACTCATCACGCAGGATGAAGTCCTCGGAATGGTCGGCCCCCAGTCCTCGAAACAGGCCGTTCCTGCTGGTGAAGTGGCTAACAACCTGAAGACTCCCATGGTCTCGCCCTGGTCCACGAATCCCAACACGACCTTAGACCGTCCGTATGTCTTCCGTGGTTGCTTCCTCGATACCTTCCAAGGACCAACTGCTGCCAAATTCGCTACCCAAGAATTTGGTGCCAAGAAAGCCGCCGTGTTGTACGACATTGCCAGCGACTACCCCAAAGGGCTTGCTGAAGACTTCAAGAAAGCGTTTGAAAAAATGCATGGCGAAGGTTCAGTCGTTGCTTTTGAAACCTTCACCACCAAAGACGTCGACTTCTCCGCTCAGCTGACCAATATTGTTAAATCCGGCGCTGAAGTTCTGTTCGTTCCCCAGTATTATAACGAAGTGCCGCTTATCGTGAAACAGGCCAAAGCACTTGGCTGGGATAAGCCTATCCTTGGTTCCGACTCCTGGGGTGGCGGCGACTTGATGGGCCTGTGCGGCGACGACTGCAAAGGCTATTTCTTCGTTACGCACTACGCTGCCGCTGGCGCGAAAGGAAAAACCAAAGATTTTATCGACGCGTACAAAGCCAAATATAACAAGACTCCTGACGACGTGGCCGCGCTGACCTGGGACTCCACCAACCTTATGCTCCAGGCCATTAAGGACACGGGCGGTTTGACCGGCAAAACTGGCAAAGACCGCAAAGCCATCATGAAAGTGCTGGGAACAGTGAAAGATTTCGACGGTATCACCGGAAAAATGTCTTTCACGCCTGAAGGCGATCCCATCAAATGCGCCGTTGTTGTCAAAATCGACGATGCTGGCAACTACAGCTTCTATGAGTCGGTCTGCCCGTAA
- a CDS encoding MarC family protein, with protein sequence MKEYTQAVVTILALINPLVCTEIFTRIAGHLPRKDRIKEAVKATAAIGIVLFASSFFGMAILSAFGVSIIAFSCAGGGILVWIGASMLIPKSNDTTNIPSTEHKSVSLTPLILFAASPGTITAVITIAAAHNKQFLPVTAITGVAVSLVVLGAALLLAAKFSKGERRRTGMQKMISSYMGVLIIAMGIQFMLTGISKFINK encoded by the coding sequence ATGAAAGAATATACTCAGGCTGTTGTAACAATTCTGGCTCTGATCAACCCTTTGGTATGTACAGAGATCTTTACACGTATTGCTGGGCATTTGCCTCGAAAAGATAGAATCAAGGAAGCCGTGAAAGCAACCGCGGCAATAGGTATTGTACTCTTTGCTTCATCCTTTTTTGGAATGGCGATTCTTTCAGCATTTGGGGTTTCAATTATTGCGTTTTCGTGTGCAGGTGGCGGTATTCTTGTTTGGATCGGAGCGAGTATGTTGATACCAAAGTCAAACGACACGACGAATATCCCTTCGACGGAACACAAGAGCGTATCGCTCACCCCCCTCATCCTCTTTGCAGCCAGTCCCGGGACGATTACAGCCGTCATCACCATTGCTGCAGCGCATAACAAACAATTTTTGCCGGTAACTGCCATAACCGGAGTTGCTGTTTCTCTTGTTGTTTTGGGGGCTGCGTTGCTGTTGGCAGCTAAATTTTCGAAGGGAGAGCGTCGAAGAACTGGAATGCAAAAAATGATTTCAAGCTATATGGGAGTACTCATCATCGCGATGGGAATACAATTCATGCTTACCGGAATCAGTAAATTCATCAATAAATAA